One window from the genome of Salvia splendens isolate huo1 chromosome 9, SspV2, whole genome shotgun sequence encodes:
- the LOC121748897 gene encoding uncharacterized protein LOC121748897 — translation MCNSSRRGKGIRERKESCMNIEREKACAQMISTGYYTSKKSDEICEDDCDEQASPSSVTMSRLRCFLHGIDFRVIFVFLLIAPAAVFTIYCHGQKLTYFLRPLWESPPKPFIPLTHYYNQNVSMETLCKLHGWGIREFPRRVYDAVLFSNEIDMLTIRWKELYPYITQYVLLESNSTFTGLPKPHNFAIHRDLFKFIEPRLTYGEIGGRFQRGENPFVEEAYQRLALDQLLKVAGIEDDDLLIMSDVDEIPSGHTIDLLRWCDDIPPILHLQLRNYLYSFEFQQHQLSWRASIHRYQKGKTKYAHYRRTDYLFSDSGWHCSFCFRHLSDFIFKMKAYSHSDRVRFSRFLNPKRIQEVICKGGDLYDMLPEEYTFRDIIGTMGPIPHSLSAVNLPSYLLENADKYKYLLPGHCLRECR, via the exons ATGTGTAATTCCTCACGGAGAGGAAAAGGGATTAGAGAAAGAAAGGAAAGCTGTATGAACATTGAGAGGGAGAAAGCTTGCGCCCAGATGATTTCTACTGGTTATTATACTTCCAAAAAAAGTGATGAAATATGCGAAGATGACTGTGACGAG CAAGCTTCTCCATCATCTGTGACCATGTCTAGGCTCCGTTGCTTCCTCCACGGCATAGATTTCCGAGTAATTTTCGTCTTCCTCCTCATTGCCCCGGCAGCTGTCTTCACCATATATTGCCATGGCCAGAAACTCACCTACTTCCTCCGCCCCCTATGGGAGTCGCCTCCGAAGCCCTTCATCCCTCTAACTCACTATTACAATCAGAATGTGTCGATGGAGACTCTCTGCAAACTCCACGGTTGGGGCATCCGCGAGTTCCCTAGGCGTGTGTATGATGCAGTCCTGTTCAGCAATGAGATTGACATGCTTACCATCCGATGGAAGGAGCTTTATCCTTACATCACGCAGTACGTGCTGCTTGAGTCCAATTCCACCTTCACCGGCCTACCAAAGCCTCACAACTTCGCCATTCATCGGGACCTGTTCAAGTTCATTGAACCTAGGTTGACTTATGGTGAGATTGGTGGAAGGTTCCAGAGAGGTGAGAATCCGTTTGTTGAGGAGGCGTATCAGAGGCTTGCGCTCGACCAGCTTCTGAAGGTTGCTGGGATAGAGGACGATGACTTGCTGATAATGTCTGATGTCGATGAGATTCCTAGTGGGCACACTATTGATCTCCTCAGGTGGTGCGACGATATTCCTCCGATTCTCCACCTTCAGCTCCGGAACTATTTGTACTCGTTCGAGTTTCAGCAGCATCAACTCAGCTGGAGAGCTTCTATCCATAGATACCAGAAGGGGAAGACTAAATACGCTCATTATCGACGAACTGACTACCTATTCTCTGACTCGGGCTGGCATTGTAGCTTCTGCTTCCGCCACTTGAGCGATTTCATCTTCAAGATGAAAGCCTACAGCCACAGTGATCGAGTGAGGTTCTCCCGATTCTTGAACCCCAAAAGGATTCAGGAGGTAATCTGCAAGGGGGGCGATCTGTACGACATGCTGCCCGAAGAGTACACTTTTAGGGACATAATCGGGACAATGGGACCGATCCCTCATTCTTTGTCGGCCGTCAATCTCCCGTCCTATCTGTTGGAAAACGCGGACAAGTACAAGTACCTTCTGCCGGGGCACTGCTTACGAGAGTGCAGATGA